One window from the genome of bacterium encodes:
- a CDS encoding PEP-utilizing enzyme produces the protein MSAERKFPSPFEIETPSGASGWEEMYPYYTLFSEDRDSKDRFWFCDTMHHPIPLFPFDAITAEAWGPALGQYNSRIFLVPPALGIDQRILNGYLYISPIPVDSPNKIKERIKEFTERAGFYYKNWNRLYTKWKRKVKREIENIKKIEIPALEEKESFNIVKEAVGISSGYRLIEAYNRIIESMYKIWQYHFEFLNLGYVAFLDFSNFMKEKFPDIADSTITKLVAGIDVLLFKPDMEIRRLSKLADDLNLTNIFLELKEQDKIITKLKESEGGRKWLSELEMAKEPWFYFNAGTGFYHNPRSWIDDLSIPFSAILGYIKKIKKGEAIEIDKEKIRKEAKRLKNGYFELLKKDEDKRLFLEKINLAKRVFPYVEEHNFFVEHWHFTIFWNKIREIGRLFQEKGFFSDGDDIFYLNRYEVGEALYELYYCWAVGSSPRAPLYWKDIIKKRRGIIKALEKWQPTPALGIPPENITEPFTIMLWGIVSEKIDSWLEFTGKSQALIKGYPASPGIVEGIARIILTSDELSKIQEGEIMVCPITTPSWTPIFAKIKGVVTNVGGMMSHAAIVCREYGLPAVVGTGFGTQLIKTGQKIKVNGNKGIVEIV, from the coding sequence ATGTCAGCTGAAAGAAAATTTCCAAGCCCATTTGAGATTGAAACACCAAGCGGTGCAAGCGGATGGGAAGAGATGTATCCTTACTATACCCTTTTTAGTGAAGATAGGGATAGCAAGGATAGATTCTGGTTTTGCGACACAATGCACCATCCAATCCCATTATTCCCATTTGATGCAATTACAGCAGAGGCTTGGGGTCCTGCATTGGGTCAGTATAACTCCCGTATATTCTTGGTTCCACCAGCCCTTGGTATAGACCAAAGAATACTAAATGGCTATCTCTATATAAGCCCAATTCCTGTTGATTCTCCAAACAAGATAAAAGAAAGAATTAAAGAATTTACAGAGAGGGCTGGGTTTTATTATAAAAATTGGAATAGGCTTTATACAAAATGGAAGAGAAAGGTAAAAAGAGAGATAGAAAATATTAAAAAGATAGAAATACCAGCCTTGGAAGAGAAAGAAAGTTTTAACATTGTAAAAGAGGCGGTTGGTATTTCTTCAGGATACAGACTAATTGAGGCTTATAACAGGATTATAGAGAGTATGTATAAAATATGGCAGTATCACTTTGAGTTTTTGAACTTAGGTTATGTTGCCTTCCTTGACTTTTCAAACTTTATGAAGGAGAAGTTTCCAGATATCGCAGATAGCACAATAACAAAGCTTGTTGCAGGGATAGATGTCCTTTTATTTAAGCCAGATATGGAGATAAGGAGGCTATCAAAGCTTGCTGATGACCTTAATCTTACAAACATATTTTTAGAGCTAAAAGAACAAGATAAAATAATTACAAAGCTAAAGGAAAGTGAAGGGGGAAGAAAATGGCTTTCTGAATTAGAAATGGCAAAGGAACCCTGGTTTTATTTTAATGCAGGGACAGGTTTTTATCACAACCCAAGAAGCTGGATAGATGACCTATCTATCCCATTTTCGGCAATATTAGGTTATATAAAGAAGATTAAAAAGGGTGAGGCAATAGAGATAGACAAGGAGAAAATAAGAAAAGAGGCAAAAAGGCTTAAAAATGGCTATTTTGAACTTCTTAAAAAGGATGAAGACAAAAGGCTATTCCTTGAAAAGATAAATCTTGCAAAAAGGGTATTTCCCTATGTTGAGGAGCATAACTTCTTTGTTGAACACTGGCATTTTACCATATTCTGGAACAAGATTAGAGAAATTGGAAGGCTTTTTCAAGAAAAAGGATTTTTCTCTGATGGTGATGATATATTCTACCTTAATAGATATGAGGTAGGAGAAGCATTGTATGAGCTTTATTATTGCTGGGCGGTTGGATCTTCTCCACGGGCTCCTTTGTATTGGAAGGATATAATAAAAAAGAGAAGAGGAATTATCAAGGCTTTGGAGAAATGGCAACCCACCCCAGCCTTAGGTATCCCTCCAGAAAATATTACAGAGCCATTTACTATTATGCTCTGGGGGATTGTTTCAGAAAAGATAGATTCTTGGCTTGAATTTACAGGTAAAAGCCAGGCATTAATAAAGGGATACCCTGCTTCACCTGGGATAGTGGAAGGCATTGCCAGGATAATCCTTACGAGCGATGAGCTATCTAAAATACAAGAGGGTGAGATAATGGTCTGCCCAATCACTACCCCTTCCTGGACACCCATATTTGCCAAGATAAAGGGTGTGGTTACCAATGTTGGTGGAATGATGAGCCATGCGGCAATTGTATGCAGGGAGTATGGGCTGCCTGCTGTGGTAGGCACAGGCTTTGGAACACAATTGATAAAAACAGGGCAAAAAATAAAAGTTAATGGAAACAAAGGAATTGTTGAAATCGTCTGA
- a CDS encoding PEP/pyruvate-binding domain-containing protein: protein MYIKWDTDNAASNEVGNKAANLYQLKQMGIPVPKGFTIVKRAFLDFVALHQLDKCEIPEKIAKEITEACDALGKTKFAVRSSSSIEDLETKSFAGMYETFLNVEKGDVLENVKKCWQSTFNPRALSYIEKLGIKNDITMAVIVQEMIKYRFGGVMFTINPITGDPSKIVIEYTERVESLVAGETTPNRVIVDKVTKQIDKTSDDLEEKYIFELSNIARDIENHFGCYQDIEWAIDDTGIVILQARPETTCLPVRPV from the coding sequence ATGTACATTAAATGGGACACAGATAATGCGGCATCCAACGAGGTTGGCAATAAGGCGGCTAATCTTTACCAATTAAAACAGATGGGTATACCTGTTCCAAAGGGATTTACTATTGTCAAAAGGGCATTTCTGGATTTTGTTGCTTTGCATCAGCTTGATAAATGCGAGATTCCAGAGAAAATAGCAAAAGAAATAACCGAAGCCTGTGATGCTTTGGGAAAAACCAAATTTGCTGTCAGGTCTTCATCATCTATAGAGGATTTGGAAACAAAGAGCTTTGCTGGAATGTATGAGACATTCCTTAATGTAGAAAAAGGTGATGTTTTAGAAAATGTTAAGAAATGCTGGCAGAGCACCTTTAATCCAAGGGCATTAAGCTACATAGAAAAATTGGGTATAAAGAATGATATAACAATGGCTGTGATTGTGCAAGAGATGATAAAATATAGATTTGGTGGTGTGATGTTTACCATAAACCCTATTACTGGCGACCCATCTAAGATTGTAATTGAATACACAGAAAGGGTTGAAAGCCTTGTTGCTGGAGAGACAACCCCAAATCGGGTAATTGTTGACAAGGTTACAAAACAAATAGATAAAACCAGCGATGATTTGGAGGAGAAATATATTTTTGAGTTAAGCAACATAGCAAGGGATATTGAAAATCATTTTGGTTGCTATCAGGATATAGAATGGGCGATTGATGATACAGGTATTGTCATTTTACAGGCAAGGCCTGAGACGACCTGTCTGCCCGTCCGACCTGTCTGA
- a CDS encoding four helix bundle suffix domain-containing protein: METKELLKSSDMSDMSDRSDKLIQPHGGYRKLRSFQTAQLVYDATLIFCDRFVEKHSRTRDQMIQAARSGVQNIAEGSMASATSKKTELKLTGIARASLEELLLDYEDFLRQKGLCRWDKNSPEALVVRRSYQSDKSDRSDFYKLSAEVLANTIICLVNQASYLLRKQLQKLEESFLSEGGFTERLYKERQKKRCQTNVH, from the coding sequence ATGGAAACAAAGGAATTGTTGAAATCGTCTGACATGTCCGACATGTCCGACAGGTCTGACAAACTAATTCAGCCACATGGTGGCTATCGCAAGTTGCGTAGTTTTCAAACAGCACAATTGGTCTATGACGCTACGCTTATCTTTTGTGATCGCTTTGTAGAAAAGCACTCACGAACCCGCGATCAAATGATACAGGCTGCTCGAAGCGGTGTGCAAAACATTGCAGAAGGTAGTATGGCATCTGCAACATCAAAGAAGACCGAACTTAAATTAACAGGAATTGCAAGAGCCAGCCTTGAGGAATTATTGCTTGATTATGAGGATTTTTTGCGTCAGAAGGGCTTGTGTAGGTGGGATAAAAACTCACCAGAGGCACTTGTTGTGAGAAGAAGCTATCAGTCTGACAAGTCCGACAGGTCTGACTTTTACAAGCTTTCTGCTGAGGTGCTAGCAAATACAATCATTTGTTTGGTAAACCAGGCAAGCTACCTTTTGAGAAAACAATTGCAGAAATTAGAAGAATCCTTCCTTTCTGAGGGCGGTTTCACAGAACGGCTCTATAAAGAAAGGCAGAAAAAAAGATGTCAGACAAATGTACATTAA
- a CDS encoding cold shock domain-containing protein: MKGKVKRLIRDRGFGFIEAEDGKDIFFHQTCLTNTSFESLSEGSSVEFDVERSPKGLRATNVKVS; encoded by the coding sequence ATGAAAGGAAAGGTTAAAAGGTTAATCCGAGATAGAGGCTTTGGTTTTATTGAAGCTGAAGATGGCAAAGATATATTTTTCCATCAAACCTGCCTTACAAACACAAGTTTTGAGAGCCTATCTGAAGGTAGTTCTGTAGAATTTGATGTTGAAAGGTCTCCTAAGGGTCTACGAGCTACCAATGTAAAAGTTAGCTAA
- a CDS encoding ATP-binding protein produces MKKIFEKAKEYCRDNVDLVHLETSLEMAKKLIALEGGDEKIIIPAIILHDTGWHLFSFEEEKRVRIPLQMNLSLVDMDLIHKHEVESSIIAEKILSGLNYPKDEKEKIIETIIAHDTRSKPISKEDAIVKDADRLSRYTKEFSSLICQKFGFNEDEFFNYTKSHIEKWFFSEGAKHIAKECVLKRRLNISDAEWSGTIGKFLEVFIKLENEVIKITKENGERLMINIARESVYNLKKTLETYLPSLPKPDLKELQADEKFTSLVFRKLGLSGFIGIIDRKTGHIIFHPDKDVLNLPMKELEEKKRPAKYLYGFWDVFNRALKGEEFYAPYQGMTLQGEIVDKIWYVVPLDIGEFKWALTGTAVYDDFFEPVDILKEDTIQSISRFSGELYNLTRELGEKEEKYRSLVERANDGICIVQDTLLKYVNPQLALITGYSVEEMTNTPFMNYIHPDELAKCVDNYKRRMAGEKFPSIYETAIKHKDGHRVESEFNAGVIMYEGRAADLVFVRDITERKQTQEKLFAAEKLSAIAQIAAEVAHEVKNPLAVVESGIYYLSQILPKEEKAQKIFKQINNAVDRACYYLNNLLAFSRPFKLNMVSIDINEIINSVLENIPPSMTEGIEIKKGLGENLPLIKADIEQIKIVFFNLIKNAIEAMKEKKILEINTKMAEGFVEIGIKDSGMGIAEENIEKLFSPFYTTKAKGTGLGLSVCQKIIAAHNGKIEVESKEKEGTTFVIKLCI; encoded by the coding sequence ATGAAGAAAATTTTTGAGAAAGCTAAAGAATATTGCAGGGACAATGTAGACCTTGTTCATCTTGAAACATCATTAGAGATGGCAAAAAAGCTGATTGCCTTAGAGGGTGGCGATGAGAAAATAATTATCCCGGCAATTATCCTTCATGATACAGGCTGGCATTTATTTTCTTTTGAGGAGGAGAAAAGGGTAAGAATACCCCTTCAAATGAATTTATCCCTTGTAGATATGGACCTAATTCATAAACACGAGGTAGAAAGTAGTATAATCGCTGAAAAAATTCTTTCAGGGCTTAATTACCCAAAGGATGAAAAGGAAAAGATTATAGAGACTATCATAGCTCATGATACAAGAAGCAAGCCAATTTCAAAAGAGGATGCCATAGTTAAAGATGCAGACAGGCTCTCAAGATATACAAAAGAATTTTCTTCTCTTATCTGCCAAAAATTCGGCTTTAATGAGGATGAATTCTTTAATTATACCAAGTCACATATAGAAAAATGGTTCTTTAGTGAAGGTGCTAAGCATATTGCCAAGGAATGTGTATTAAAGAGAAGGCTAAATATCTCTGATGCTGAATGGTCTGGGACAATTGGTAAATTCCTTGAGGTTTTTATTAAATTAGAGAATGAGGTAATTAAAATAACTAAAGAGAATGGAGAGAGGTTAATGATAAACATCGCAAGGGAATCGGTTTATAATCTTAAAAAAACACTAGAGACCTATCTACCATCATTGCCAAAACCAGACCTTAAAGAATTACAGGCAGATGAGAAATTTACATCTTTAGTCTTTAGAAAATTAGGGTTATCAGGCTTTATTGGGATTATAGACAGGAAAACAGGTCATATTATCTTCCATCCTGATAAAGATGTCCTTAATCTACCGATGAAAGAGCTTGAGGAGAAAAAGAGGCCAGCTAAATACCTTTACGGGTTTTGGGATGTATTTAACAGGGCATTAAAAGGTGAAGAGTTTTATGCACCTTATCAGGGGATGACTCTACAAGGCGAAATTGTAGATAAGATTTGGTATGTTGTTCCTTTGGATATAGGGGAGTTTAAATGGGCTTTGACAGGAACAGCGGTTTATGATGACTTTTTTGAACCAGTGGATATTTTAAAAGAGGATACTATCCAGTCTATTAGCAGGTTTTCAGGCGAACTTTATAATCTTACCAGGGAATTAGGGGAGAAAGAGGAGAAATACCGCTCTCTGGTTGAGCGGGCAAATGATGGGATTTGTATTGTGCAGGATACCTTATTGAAATATGTCAATCCCCAATTAGCCTTAATAACAGGTTATTCTGTGGAGGAAATGACCAATACCCCATTTATGAATTATATTCATCCTGATGAATTGGCAAAATGTGTAGATAATTACAAGCGCCGGATGGCTGGTGAGAAATTTCCTTCCATATACGAAACAGCCATTAAACACAAAGATGGTCATAGGGTAGAGAGTGAATTTAATGCTGGGGTTATTATGTATGAGGGCAGAGCGGCAGATTTAGTTTTTGTCCGAGACATCACCGAGCGCAAGCAAACCCAAGAAAAGTTATTTGCCGCAGAGAAATTATCTGCAATAGCCCAGATTGCCGCAGAGGTTGCCCATGAGGTAAAAAATCCATTGGCTGTTGTTGAAAGTGGGATTTACTATTTATCCCAAATTCTACCCAAAGAAGAAAAGGCACAAAAGATATTTAAGCAGATAAACAATGCAGTAGATAGGGCATGTTACTATTTAAACAACCTCCTGGCATTTTCAAGGCCATTTAAGCTTAATATGGTCTCTATAGATATAAATGAAATCATAAACAGTGTATTAGAAAACATACCACCTTCAATGACAGAAGGTATAGAGATAAAGAAAGGGTTAGGAGAAAACCTTCCCTTAATAAAGGCTGATATTGAGCAGATAAAGATTGTCTTCTTTAATCTTATCAAGAATGCAATTGAGGCTATGAAAGAGAAAAAAATACTGGAAATTAACACAAAAATGGCTGAAGGATTTGTTGAGATAGGGATTAAGGATAGTGGTATGGGTATTGCAGAAGAAAATATAGAAAAGCTCTTTTCTCCATTTTATACAACAAAAGCCAAAGGAACAGGTCTGGGATTGTCTGTTTGTCAGAAGATAATTGCCGCACATAATGGAAAGATTGAGGTAGAAAGCAAAGAGAAAGAGGGAACAACATTTGTGATTAAGCTATGTATTTAA
- a CDS encoding MogA/MoaB family molybdenum cofactor biosynthesis protein: protein MKVGILTISDRCAKGEREDKTKETIKEVLGISDFEYRLVPDEYGMIREALTEMSLSCELILTNGGTGISPSDITPEATASILDKEIPGIPEAMRKAGLKYTPNSILSRAKAGIRGKALIINLPGSPNGASECLSSILPAIPHAISLIKGEVKECAR from the coding sequence ATGAAGGTGGGAATCCTTACAATTAGCGATAGGTGTGCAAAGGGTGAAAGGGAGGATAAGACAAAGGAGACAATAAAGGAGGTTTTGGGAATCTCTGATTTTGAATATAGGCTTGTTCCCGATGAATATGGGATGATAAGAGAGGCATTAACTGAGATGTCTTTGTCTTGTGAGCTTATCCTTACAAATGGTGGAACAGGCATTTCTCCTTCTGATATAACACCTGAGGCAACAGCATCTATTCTTGATAAAGAAATTCCTGGAATTCCAGAGGCAATGAGAAAGGCTGGATTAAAATATACACCAAATTCTATACTTTCAAGGGCAAAAGCTGGAATAAGGGGAAAGGCTTTAATCATAAACCTTCCTGGTTCACCAAATGGTGCATCTGAATGTTTGTCTTCTATTCTTCCCGCTATCCCACATGCCATTTCCCTTATAAAAGGAGAGGTAAAGGAATGCGCCAGGTAA
- the nifU gene encoding Fe-S cluster assembly scaffold protein NifU, whose amino-acid sequence MQYSEKVMEHFRNPRNVGEIENPDGVGHVGNPVCGDIMELYIKVENNVIKDAKFKTFGCGAAIATSSMVTELVKEKTIDEALKISNQAVAEALGGLPPIKMHCSVLAEEALKGAIDDYLKKKDSRIVEIPQFY is encoded by the coding sequence ATGCAATATTCAGAAAAGGTAATGGAGCATTTTAGAAACCCAAGAAATGTTGGAGAGATTGAAAATCCTGATGGTGTAGGCCATGTTGGAAACCCTGTGTGCGGTGATATAATGGAGCTTTATATAAAGGTAGAGAATAATGTAATAAAAGATGCAAAATTCAAAACCTTTGGTTGTGGTGCGGCTATTGCTACAAGCTCAATGGTTACAGAGCTTGTAAAGGAAAAGACAATAGATGAGGCATTAAAAATATCAAATCAAGCTGTGGCAGAAGCCCTTGGTGGTCTTCCACCCATTAAGATGCATTGCTCTGTTTTGGCAGAAGAAGCCCTTAAGGGAGCGATTGATGATTATCTTAAGAAAAAAGATAGCAGAATAGTAGAAATTCCCCAATTTTACTAA